One Gadus chalcogrammus isolate NIFS_2021 chromosome 4, NIFS_Gcha_1.0, whole genome shotgun sequence DNA segment encodes these proteins:
- the mrps33 gene encoding 28S ribosomal protein S33, mitochondrial: protein MASLSSYAVRMARLSARIFGEVVRPTDPKSMKVVQLFQEQPMGQRKEVYDWYPKHKIYYSMTQRLRFMGLFRDEHEDFKEEMRRLRKLRGKGKPLKGEGKRAGKKK from the exons ATGGCTTCGCTCTCAAGCTACGCCGTGCGCATGGCGCGCCTGAGTGCCCGCATCTTCGGGGAGGTTGTCCGTCCGACAGACCCCAAGTCCATGAAGGTGGTTCAGCTCTTCCAGGAACAGCCGATGGGCCAAAGGAAAGAGGTTTACGACTGGTACCCCAAGCACAAGATCTACTATTCCATGACCCAAAGGCTAAGGTTCATGGGACTCTTCAG AGACGAACATGAAGACTTTAAAGAGGAGATGCGACGCTTGAGAAAGCTGCGAGGCAAAGGGAAGCCGTTGAAGGGCGAAGGGAAGCGGGCGGGCAAGAAGAAGTGA